A window of Puniceicoccaceae bacterium genomic DNA:
CACAAATCGACAGCCTTAGAACTCCTTTCCTGGATACCCAATCGCAGGCTCCAGTACAGCCACCCAAACCGGAAGAGGTGAAAGCCGATACCGAGAAGGTTGCCCAGCTTGCACAACAAGCACGAGAACTCCCGGAGAATCGTCCGGATGTCGTTGAACGTGGACGTGAGTTGCTTGCCGACCCCAATTATCCATCCGCAGAGGTGGAAGATCAGGTTGCACGCATTCTGCTCGGACTCGAAGAAGAAGCCTTCTGAGCCAGAGTCTACGAACGCCTGCCGTTCCATCACCCTTTTTGAACCGTCTTCAGTGCCCCTGAAGACGGTTTTTTATTGCCATTGGGGCTGGCACAACGGCCTTGTTTGCCTCAGAGCAGGCGGGCAATTCCAACGGGGTTGCGCTGCTTTAGCCCAGTTGTGGCAGCGGAAGATCCTCTAGAATATGCTCAACCGGCTTGCTCACACCCATGGAGCGCGCACGGGTTTCAAACTCGTCGCGTCCAATCATTTCAGAGCGCAGCATCACAGCCAGATTGATCAGCTCCAGCCTTACCTGTTCTTCGTTTTTCAAAGTGGATGATTTGGAAAGTTTTGCTTGAGACTTCTTCACATTAACAGTGGGTTCAGCATTCAAAATGGAGAGCCTTCCGTCCGAAATCGGAAAACTCAATCTTAAATATATTTAACGATTCAAATCTGACTCTGGTTCCAAAAAAAACTCAATTCGGTTCAATTCCAACACGGCATCGTGTTGCTACAGACGACGCTGCGCCAACACCTCATGCAGAACGAATACCATGGAATTTCGACACCGGAGGAACGCTGAGTATCAAGTTTCTAGCCAGGCATCGCTCGCTTTGAGATTGTCGCAGTGGATTCCGGCATGTTAGGTCGAATACACACATGCACGATCACACGCACAGGGATCTTCTCATCGTCGGATACGGAATCGCCGGAGCCATGCTGGCATGGAATTGGGTGCAGCGGCTGGGCCGAAGTGCATGGATCGTAGACAATGTTCCTGTCCACAATGCCACGCGCACTGCGGCTGGCATCCTCAACCCGGTGACAGGCAAACGTCTCGTCAAATCATGGAACGTGGATGCCCTGCTACCTGAAGCACGAACATCCTATCGCGAAATCGAGGCACTCACGGGCCGCAGCAGTTTTAGCGACAAAACCATACGGCGGCTCTATCAGTCCGAGCAAGAGCGGCAGCGTTGGGAAAAACGCACCCATCAGGACGCCTATCAACCGTTTCTGGGCAAAACCTACGCCCCCCACTCCCTGCCGTCACCGCTCAACGACGATCTGGGTTCCTTCGAAATCCTGGGCGTCGGCAATCTGGACACCGATCATTTTCTCGAGGGCATGCTGCAGTGGGCAAGAGATCGAAATCTGTTGCGCACTGGCGAATTCCGCCATACCGACCTGGAGGTCGCCCCGGAAGGCCTGCGCTGGAATGGCATCAGCACGGATCAGGTCGTGTTCTGCGAAGGGTACCGCGTCAGGGACAATCCTTGGTTTCAATGGCTTCCCTTCAATCATGCCAAGGGTGAAATTCTCACCTTCGAAGGCCTGCAACTGCCAACGGATCTGATTTTCAGCAAACACAAATGGTTATTGCCCATCGATTCCAATCGCACCATTGCTGGCTCGACCTGGTCATGGGAACACCTGAACGAACGCCCCACCCCACAGGGTAAATCTGCTCTGTTACAAGGGTTGAACGTCATGCTCGGGGACAGTTCAACGCTCACCATTACCGAACACCGTGCAGGCATCCGACCCTGCACCCGTGATCGCTACCCCTACCTCGGAACTCACCCTGACGAACCCCGCCTTCACCTGTTCAACGGTTTTGGCTCCAAAGGGGCACTCTTGAGTCCCCTGATGGCCCGGGAATTCGCAAGATACCTACACGATGGCTCCCCTTTCAGCCCCGATGCCGATCTGAAAAGGGTGATTGACCCCCGCAAAGCATGATCGCATAACGAAAGCTGCACTGAAATCGCAAAATTTCCTGTCTCTGGAACTATTCAACATGCAGACTTACGACTTTTACTTCGCGGGTGAGTTATTCGACGCGAAGCAACTGATGGGCAATGCCTACCTCGCTGCCGAAATCCTGAAAAACTCTGACGGACGCTTTCGTCCCGTACTTCCCCAGGATCTCGAACAGCGCTCCCTGCACCCCCACGACATCCGGGATGAGGATTTGCTTGCACTGCTTGAGGCAGATCTGGCGTTGTTTCATTTTGACGGCTCCGAACTCGACTCCGGCACAGTGGTGGAGTTCATGATCGCAAAATTCGCGGATCTTCCATCTGTGATTGTACGCAGCGATTTTCGCGCCAGCGGAGACCAGGTGGATCACCCCTGGAATTTGATGGTCAGCTTCTATCCGCGCACGGAGGTTGTGCTCGTTGATGCCCTGCGTTCCTATAAGTTCAACGAAAGCAGCAAACAGGCTGGCTCGAGCGCACTGCTCACCGACCCGCAGAAATCCATCCAGCAGGCAATGAACCTCAACACCATGATCTCACGCAAGATCATCACTGCCTTTGAGCGCGTTATCCAGAGTCAGCCCCTGCTCAAGGACACCCAACAGGAACAGGTCTACCAATGGCTGCAGACCATGTGCGCGTTTCGACGCAGCAAGGGTGACATCAACCATGTTTTCAAGCGCATTCTCGAGCGCAAACAAGAGCAATCCCAGCGACTTTCTCCATCATGAATGTCAGCGTGATTTCCCATCCGATCGTGGCCCACAGCATGCATCACCTGCGGAGCCAGTCGACTCAGACCGCCCAGTTTCGCCAGTATTGTCACCTGGTCACGACTCCGGTCATTCTTGCGGCAACGGAGGCATTGCCCCTCCACGAAACTTCCGTGCAAACTCCACTCGAACTCACGCCCAGCAAAACCATTGCAAAGATGCCGATCTGGGTACCCATTCTCAGGGCAGGGCTGGGCATGCTTCGCGTTGCACAGGATCTATTCCCCGAGAGCAAAGTCGGTCATATCGGCCTGGAGCGGGACGAGCTCACCGCAGAGGCCCGCACATACTACCAGAAACTTCCCAACATGAACGACAATCCTGTCGTGGTTCTCGATCCCATGCTCGCCACTGGTGGTTCCGCCATTCATGCGCTCGATTACATTAAAGAGCGTTCCACCCCTTCATCAATTACGCTCGCCTGCATTGTTGCCGCACCCGAAGGCATCCAGGCGATCAATCAAAACCATCCCGATGTGCGCATTGTCACCGCTGAGGTGGACCGGGAGCTCAACGACGTGAAATACATTCTTCCCGGACTCGGAGACTTCGGCGACCGCTACTTCCATGCCTGAACACTCAACGCAGCAACCAAGCTCTTCGAGGAATGCCTGCCGTCGTTGCATTCGAACACTGGTGCTACGTCTTCCATGCTGCATGCGAACCCCCATTGCCCTGGTCAGCATTCTGTTTGCGACCCCACTTTTTGCCCAGATCACACCCCACTCTGCCCTCAAGAATTTCAGATTGCCCAAATTCAACGAAAACAGCTACCGCGCCTATACACTCAGCGGCGCTGAGGGCATCTATGATGCAGCAGGATTCTTTGAAGTGAATCAGGCCGAACTCACCATTTACTCCGGTGATGCCGAGCAAACCCTGCGCACACGCATCACCACGGATTTCGCACGCTTCGATTTAACCCATGACACGGCCTCCGGTGATTCTATCATTGAAGTTCACGACTCCGATTTTTATCTGCGTGGGCGAGCCTGGACGCTCGACATGCAAAACCAGAGAATCACGATTGAAAGGGAAGGCACGATTCGTTTGTATCAGGAACTCGCACTCGATCTTACCGAAATTTTTTGATCACCATGGTTCCACGAACATCTTGCATCATGATCCTGCAATGGTTCCTGCTGGCGACCATCGCCCCCATCGCTCTGCACGCGGAACAGCCGGATGCCGAGCGCTCCTCAGTCGTGGTCGAATACACACGGGCGGTGTATGACTTCGCAGGATCCACCAAAAAAGTCACCCTCGAAGGACCGATCACGATCACCAGCGACACCATGACCATCCAGTGTGACCGTGCCGAGGTCCACAGTTCGCGCGAGTCCGGCACGGAGGCAACTTCCAGTCAAACGCCAAACATGGGAACGATCGATTACATTTTGGCAGTGGGCAATGTGGACATCCGTCAAATGGGAACCCAGGCCCTCGCAGGCCGCGCTGAGATTTTTCCACTCGAACGCAAACTGGTGCTGGAGGACCATCCCCGCATCATCGATGCCAATGGCACAGTTTCAGGACATCGCATCACCTTCCTTCAGGGTGAACGACAAATCCGGATCGATCCGGCCGAAACCGGAGAACGCAATCGCATTGAACTCAATGACATTCGTAAAATCGAATTTCTGATGGGTGAGCAGGAACCTGAACCCAACCCCGACACACAGCCCTGAACCCACCAGCAGCTCCACCCCGATCCATGTCTGAACCATCCGAAGTAACCGCAACTGCGTCGGTGATCCGCAGTCAGAAACTGGTCAAGTGCTACGGCAAGCGCGAGGTTGTTCGGGGCGTGGATCTGAGCATTCGCTCTGGAGAAGTTGTCGGATTGCTCGGCCCCAACGGTGCAGGCAAAACCACAACCTTCTACATGATCACTGGTCTGATCGCACCCAGTGCAGGCAGCATCACGCTCGATGATCAAATCATCACCCGGATGCCCATGTTCCGCCGGGCACGACTTGGCATTGGCTACCTGCCGCAGGAACCTTCCGTTTTTTCAAAACTCACGGTTCGAGAAAACATTCTCGCGATTCTGGAGACGCTCAAACTCACTTCCACTGAGCGAAAGCAACGTCTGCAATCCCACCTTGAGGACATCGGTCTAACTCATCTGGCAAACCAGCGCGCCTATACCCTCAGTGGGGGTGAACGCCGACGGCTTGAGATCACCCGAGCTCTGGTTACCCGGCCCAAGTTCCTGCTGATGGATGAACCATTCAGCGGAGTCGATCCCATCAACGTGGCAGAGGTTCAGAAAATCATCGCCAATCTGCGTTCCCGCGGCATTGGGGTACTGATTACTGACCACAACGTTCGGGAAACACTGAGCATTGTTGACCGGGCCTACCTGCTCTACGACGGCAATATTCTCGCAGAAGGTTCCAAAGATTTCCTCATCAACGACCCCGATACCCGTCGCCACTATCTCGGCGAAAACTTCAAAATGTAACCCGTTTACCCCCTTTGCCTTCATGAGTAACAAACTTCCGGAAGCCCGCCCCGTCATTCCCCAGGAAATTACCGTGCGGGAGTTCTACGAAAAAACCCGCCACATCCTCAAACTCGACCTGATCGCCGGAGAGGAGGGTTTGAGCAACTGCATCACCGAAAAGTCGCTCAACCGTCCGGCGCTGGCGCTCACCCGATACTTTAAGAACTTCGCTGCCGGGCGGGTGCAGGTCTTTGGCGCAGGTGAAATGTCCTTCCTGCTCGATATCGGCGATGAGGAAGAGCGCCGCGTTCTGTCCGAAATGGCACTTCGCAAAATCCCCTGCATGATCATTGCGCGCAATATTTCCCCCACGCAGGTCATGCGGGAAGTCGCACAGAAGTTCAAGGTGCCACTGTTCCAGACGTCACTGAACTCAAGGGATTTTGCAACCGACTCCGTCGTCGCACTCGACGAGGTCTTCGCTCCGCAGGTCATGCTGCACGGCACCCTGATCGATGTGAAGGGCATTGGTGTCATGATTCGCGGCCAGAGCGGTGTGGGCAAAAGCGAATGCGCACTCGCCCTGATCGAACGGGGGCACAGTCTGGTCGCCGACGATACCACCTACCTCAAACTCTACCGCGACCAGGAACTTGTGGGCACCAGCTCCGAGCTGAACCGCGGCTACATGGAATGCCGCGGAATCGGTATCATCAACATCGCCAATCTGTTCGGTATTCGGGCAGTCCGAGTGTCCAAAC
This region includes:
- a CDS encoding FAD-binding oxidoreductase, with protein sequence MHDHTHRDLLIVGYGIAGAMLAWNWVQRLGRSAWIVDNVPVHNATRTAAGILNPVTGKRLVKSWNVDALLPEARTSYREIEALTGRSSFSDKTIRRLYQSEQERQRWEKRTHQDAYQPFLGKTYAPHSLPSPLNDDLGSFEILGVGNLDTDHFLEGMLQWARDRNLLRTGEFRHTDLEVAPEGLRWNGISTDQVVFCEGYRVRDNPWFQWLPFNHAKGEILTFEGLQLPTDLIFSKHKWLLPIDSNRTIAGSTWSWEHLNERPTPQGKSALLQGLNVMLGDSSTLTITEHRAGIRPCTRDRYPYLGTHPDEPRLHLFNGFGSKGALLSPLMAREFARYLHDGSPFSPDADLKRVIDPRKA
- a CDS encoding nucleoside 2-deoxyribosyltransferase, with translation MQTYDFYFAGELFDAKQLMGNAYLAAEILKNSDGRFRPVLPQDLEQRSLHPHDIRDEDLLALLEADLALFHFDGSELDSGTVVEFMIAKFADLPSVIVRSDFRASGDQVDHPWNLMVSFYPRTEVVLVDALRSYKFNESSKQAGSSALLTDPQKSIQQAMNLNTMISRKIITAFERVIQSQPLLKDTQQEQVYQWLQTMCAFRRSKGDINHVFKRILERKQEQSQRLSPS
- the upp gene encoding uracil phosphoribosyltransferase — protein: MNVSVISHPIVAHSMHHLRSQSTQTAQFRQYCHLVTTPVILAATEALPLHETSVQTPLELTPSKTIAKMPIWVPILRAGLGMLRVAQDLFPESKVGHIGLERDELTAEARTYYQKLPNMNDNPVVVLDPMLATGGSAIHALDYIKERSTPSSITLACIVAAPEGIQAINQNHPDVRIVTAEVDRELNDVKYILPGLGDFGDRYFHA
- a CDS encoding LptA/OstA family protein, with protein sequence MILQWFLLATIAPIALHAEQPDAERSSVVVEYTRAVYDFAGSTKKVTLEGPITITSDTMTIQCDRAEVHSSRESGTEATSSQTPNMGTIDYILAVGNVDIRQMGTQALAGRAEIFPLERKLVLEDHPRIIDANGTVSGHRITFLQGERQIRIDPAETGERNRIELNDIRKIEFLMGEQEPEPNPDTQP
- the lptB gene encoding LPS export ABC transporter ATP-binding protein, which translates into the protein MSEPSEVTATASVIRSQKLVKCYGKREVVRGVDLSIRSGEVVGLLGPNGAGKTTTFYMITGLIAPSAGSITLDDQIITRMPMFRRARLGIGYLPQEPSVFSKLTVRENILAILETLKLTSTERKQRLQSHLEDIGLTHLANQRAYTLSGGERRRLEITRALVTRPKFLLMDEPFSGVDPINVAEVQKIIANLRSRGIGVLITDHNVRETLSIVDRAYLLYDGNILAEGSKDFLINDPDTRRHYLGENFKM
- the hprK gene encoding HPr(Ser) kinase/phosphatase gives rise to the protein MSNKLPEARPVIPQEITVREFYEKTRHILKLDLIAGEEGLSNCITEKSLNRPALALTRYFKNFAAGRVQVFGAGEMSFLLDIGDEEERRVLSEMALRKIPCMIIARNISPTQVMREVAQKFKVPLFQTSLNSRDFATDSVVALDEVFAPQVMLHGTLIDVKGIGVMIRGQSGVGKSECALALIERGHSLVADDTTYLKLYRDQELVGTSSELNRGYMECRGIGIINIANLFGIRAVRVSKRIDLIITFILWEQGMDEERTGLEENFLEILDQKIPHMEIPVRPGRDMARLVEVAAMVHALKLIGHDSAKEFNDHLIAHMQKKMEEQAGC